The bacterium DNA window TTCGGTTCCTTTGAGGTCTCCAAGCGGGCCGCCCGCAAGGGCAGGAATCCCAGGACGGGGGCTGAAATCAAGATCAAGGCGAGCAAGGTTCCCAGGTTCAGACCTGGGCGCTCCCTGAAGGAGACTGTGAACTCCTGAGGGAAGCTCTTAGGGAATGCCCTCGGACTAGGGCGGGTAGCTCAGACGGGAGAGCGCTGGCCTTACAAGCCAGAGGTCACAGGTTCGATCCCTGTTCCGCCTACCAGCAAGGGGTGGGGCCCCAGGTCCGGGGTTAGAACTCAAAGCGGGGTCGTAGTTAAGCCTGGTGATAACGCCGGCCTGTCACGCCGGAGGGCGCGAGTTCAAATCTCGTCGGCCCCGCCAAGAAATCAAGGGGTCAGGCCTTGGGCCTGGCCCCTTGGTTCTTGGACCTCAAGTGGTCCTGCCTATGAGGCCCTTCCCCAATCAATGCCTGGACATGGGTAAAGGTAACTGGGATTAGGACAAAAGAGGCTTTCGGGATGATGAGTCTTCCAGGGGCAAGCTCTCCCTGAACAAGCTCAACCCTCTCCCAGGTAAGCAGCCCTCACCATTTCGTTGGATGCCAGATTTTGTGAGCTATCGGTGAGCACCACTGTGCCTGTTTGAAGAACATAACCTCTGTGTGCTATTTGCAGGGCCATGCGCGCATTTTGCTCCACCAATAGAATGGTTGTACCCTCGCCGTGGAGCTGCCTTAGGGTCTCAAAGATGCTTTCCACCAGTACAGGAGCCAGCCCCATGGAAGGCTCGTCCAGGAGCAAGACTTTGGGTTCTGCCATGAGAGCCCTTCCTATGGCCAGCATCTGCTGCTCGCCTCCGCTGAGGGTGCCTGCCACCTGTTTGCGCCTTTGTTGTAATCTAGGGAAAAGCCTGAAGACCCTTTCCATGTTGAGTCTGTTGCGCTTGCTGTCAGGCTGAGTGAAGGCTCCCATTTCCAGATTTTCTTTTACTGTTAGGGTCCCGAATATCCTTCTGCCTTCAGGAACCTGCACTATCCCTCTGGCCACGATCTGGTGAGCGGCAAGGGCTGTGAGCTCCTCCCCCTGGAACCGGATGGATCCGCTTCTGGGCCGCACAAGCCCGCTTATGGTCTTCAGGAGTGTGCTCTTGCCTGCTCCATTGGCTCCGATGATGGTGACTATCTCTCCGACCTCAACACTCACGCAAACATCCTTGATGGCATGGATATGTCCGTAGTAGGTGTTGAGCTTTTCCACATCAAGCGTTTCGCCCATGCTTGCAGCCTCGCAAACAAATACCCATCAAGCCTGACTCATGGTAGACTGCTCTGAACTTCCTTTTCCCAGATAGGCCTCTATGACCCTGGGGTCTTTTTGTATCTGTGCCGGGGGCCCCTCGGCTATCTTCTCACCGTAATCCAGCACCGTCACCTTCTCGGAAATATTCATCACCACCCTCATCTGGTGCTCTATGAGAAGAACTGTTATGCCCAGCTCGTCCCTGAGCCTCAGGATAAAATCTGTCATCTCCTGAGTCTCTTTGGGATTCATCCCAGCTGTGGGCTCATCCAGCAAGAGGAGTCTGGGGCGGGTGGCCAAGGCCCTGGCCACCTCAAGCCTTCTCTGGTCGCCGTAAGGCAGGTTTTTTGCCAGAAGATCCCCCTTGCCTGCCAGATTTACAAACCTGAGCAATCCCCTTGCCTCCTCCACAGCCTGGCGCTCTTCTTCTCTGGTGGAAGGAAGCCCCAATACAATTCCCATGAAGCCAGCCTTGAGGTGAGGGTGGAGACCCACCAGGACGTTCTCCATGACTGTTAGATTGGGAAAAAGCCTTATGTTCTGGTAAGTTCTGGCTATGCCCAGACGTACTATCCTGTCAGGCAGAAGGCCCTTTATGGAGTGGCCATCCAGCAAAATATCACCTCTTTCCGGCTTGTAGAACCCGGTGATGCAATTGAAAAGGGTTGTCTTGCCAGCTCCATTGGGGCCTATGACGCTCTGGATGCTCTCCTTGCGAACATCCAGGTCCAGGTCTTGGAGAGCCACTAAACCGCCGAAGAGCTTTGTCACTTTCTTACAAGTAAGCAAATTCATCTTGGCTTCCAGTTGGCAATATTTAGTGCTTCCAGCTAACCCATCTTCAATCCAGCATCCACAACTTCAGGCTCCTGCTCTCCCTCGTGAAGCTCCCTCTTGCGCACAGCCTCGGGCCAGAGACCCTCGGGTTTCAAGAGCATCATGGCCACCAAGGCGGCCCCGTAAACCAAGAGCCTGTACTCTGCAAATTCCCTTAACAGCTCTGGCAGGCCCACCAGGGCTGCAGCCCCTACGATGACCCCTGGGATGCTTCCCATTCCCCCCACTATGATCAGGCAAAGGATGTTGATGGAGATCATCACATTGAAACTATGCGGATACACAGAGCCTAATTTCGTGGCAAAGATGGCTCCGCTCAAGGCCGAGAATGCAGCTCCTGTGGCAAAGGCAAGGAGTTTTGTGGCCACCAAGTTGATACCCATGGCCTGCGCCACATCCTCATCCTCCCTCACTGCCATCCATGCCCTGCCGATGCGACTCTCCCTGAGCCGCCAGGACACAAACCCCACCAGCAGGCAGCCCACCAAGATCAAGTAGTAGAGCTCCTGGGGAGTTCTGAATTCGAAACCGCCCAAGCTGGCCTTGGGTATCTTGCCTATGCCCTGGGCTCCACCCAGCCACGGCCTCAGAAAATCAGAAAGCACCAGTATTCTGATTATCTCCCCGAATCCCAGGGTGGCTATGGCCAGGTAATCTCCTCGCATCTTGAGCACCGGAATTCCCAGCAAGATCCCCGAAAGAGCCCCGAGTATCACAGCCACCGGCAATGCACTCCAGAAGGAAAGCTGGAAAAAACCCAGCTCCGGTGAGGTCAGTATGGCCACCGTGTAGGAGCCTATGGCGAAAAAGGCCACGTACCCCAGATCCAGAAGCCCGGCAAAACCCACCACTATGTTTAGTCCCAAGCCCAAGAGCACATAGAGGCCCACTATGGTCAGGACCTCGCTGAGGAAAAGCCCCAGAAGCTGAGGCAAAAGCAGGAGCAATGCCACCAGAAAGCTGACCCAACTCACTCGCAAGAGCTTCCTGGCTCTTGGTGGGAGTGTCTCCGTGCGGGCCGCCAATCCACGCCCTTTCTTTTCCCAACCCAGATATCCCAGGCAAACTCCCACCAGAATCCCCAGGGCTCCCTCGGGGGTAAGTCCGTTGGCATCAAATACCAGCTCCCCTATGTCCCAAAGGGGACCCCAGGCAACCAAGATTGGACGC harbors:
- a CDS encoding leucine/isoleucine/valine transporter permease subunit encodes the protein MAAEKSRLGWRKPVKIGLVTGAVGTLVALVGMVEAFSYRLIVADLLSMGHALIFSVLIFGAILGARGARPAQAWLKGGITGVVASSLLGVLVLLGRIIPLRAVFINASPELFNLLSFGQEGFAGILMICAAGLLSGVLAGGMHVLPDPIRPALIRALGAVVGAGVLQDMLRPILVAWGPLWDIGELVFDANGLTPEGALGILVGVCLGYLGWEKKGRGLAARTETLPPRARKLLRVSWVSFLVALLLLLPQLLGLFLSEVLTIVGLYVLLGLGLNIVVGFAGLLDLGYVAFFAIGSYTVAILTSPELGFFQLSFWSALPVAVILGALSGILLGIPVLKMRGDYLAIATLGFGEIIRILVLSDFLRPWLGGAQGIGKIPKASLGGFEFRTPQELYYLILVGCLLVGFVSWRLRESRIGRAWMAVREDEDVAQAMGINLVATKLLAFATGAAFSALSGAIFATKLGSVYPHSFNVMISINILCLIIVGGMGSIPGVIVGAAALVGLPELLREFAEYRLLVYGAALVAMMLLKPEGLWPEAVRKRELHEGEQEPEVVDAGLKMG
- a CDS encoding ABC transporter ATP-binding protein, whose product is MNLLTCKKVTKLFGGLVALQDLDLDVRKESIQSVIGPNGAGKTTLFNCITGFYKPERGDILLDGHSIKGLLPDRIVRLGIARTYQNIRLFPNLTVMENVLVGLHPHLKAGFMGIVLGLPSTREEERQAVEEARGLLRFVNLAGKGDLLAKNLPYGDQRRLEVARALATRPRLLLLDEPTAGMNPKETQEMTDFILRLRDELGITVLLIEHQMRVVMNISEKVTVLDYGEKIAEGPPAQIQKDPRVIEAYLGKGSSEQSTMSQA
- a CDS encoding ABC transporter ATP-binding protein, translated to MGETLDVEKLNTYYGHIHAIKDVCVSVEVGEIVTIIGANGAGKSTLLKTISGLVRPRSGSIRFQGEELTALAAHQIVARGIVQVPEGRRIFGTLTVKENLEMGAFTQPDSKRNRLNMERVFRLFPRLQQRRKQVAGTLSGGEQQMLAIGRALMAEPKVLLLDEPSMGLAPVLVESIFETLRQLHGEGTTILLVEQNARMALQIAHRGYVLQTGTVVLTDSSQNLASNEMVRAAYLGEG
- a CDS encoding HU family DNA-binding protein, translating into MTKTELVGAMAAQAGISKAAAEKALKAFTEGVAKALKKGDKVSLVGFGSFEVSKRAARKGRNPRTGAEIKIKASKVPRFRPGRSLKETVNS